The proteins below are encoded in one region of Danio rerio strain Tuebingen ecotype United States chromosome 12, GRCz12tu, whole genome shotgun sequence:
- the lsm5 gene encoding U6 snRNA-associated Sm-like protein LSm5, with protein MAAITATNPSQLLPLELVDKCIGSRIHIVMKNDKEIVGTLLGFDDFVNMVLEDVTEFEITPEGRRITKLDQILLNGNNITMLIPGGEGPEV; from the exons ATGGCGGCAATCACAGCAACGAATCCTTCGCAGCTTTTACCACTCG AGCTGGTGGATAAGTGCATTGGCTCTCGGATTCACATCGTTATGAAGAACGATAAAGAGATTGTGGGAACTCTGCTTGGGTTTGACGACTTTGTCA ACATGGTCCTAGAGGATGTCACAGAATT TGAAATCACACCAGAGGGAAGAAGAATCACAAAACTGGATCAGATTCTCCTTAATGGCAATAACATCACAATG CTGATTCCAGGAGGAGAAGGACCAGAAGTTTGA